Proteins from one Microbacterium faecale genomic window:
- a CDS encoding CCA tRNA nucleotidyltransferase — protein sequence MLNMAAGLAALGDLARSPVVAILGRAFAEAGRELAVVGGPVRDALIGRPTHDLDFTTDAHPDEILRIVTPVSSTQWDIGRAFGTIGARVKGEQVEITTYRADSYDGETRKPVVAFGDNLEGDLVRRDFTVNAMALKVPEVKLVDPTGGVEDLLAGALRTPDDPRVSFGDDPLRMLRACRFSAQLGFEIEQGTRDAIAELTDTLEIVSAERIQSEFVRTMQTDDPVRGVRAMVDTGLADEFLPELSAMRLEVDEHHHHKDVYEHSLTVLQQTIDLERERRPDADADVTLRIAALLHDIGKPRTRRLEPGGIVSFHHHDIVGSRMASKRLKKLKFDTATTQSVAKLIGLHLRFFGYSEGAWTDSAVRRYVRDAGDELERLHILTRADVTTRNQRKARRLKAAYDDIEDRIAQLREQEEVDAIRPDLDGNEIQRILGISPGPAVGKAYRFLLELRLDEGPMSPEDAEERLRAWWAEQP from the coding sequence ATGCTCAACATGGCCGCCGGTCTCGCTGCGCTCGGTGACCTCGCGAGATCTCCCGTGGTCGCGATCCTCGGACGCGCGTTCGCCGAAGCCGGACGCGAACTGGCGGTCGTCGGCGGACCGGTGCGCGACGCTCTCATCGGTCGCCCCACGCACGACCTCGACTTCACGACCGACGCGCACCCCGACGAGATCCTGCGGATCGTGACCCCCGTGTCGTCGACCCAGTGGGACATCGGGCGCGCGTTCGGCACGATCGGCGCGCGCGTCAAGGGCGAGCAGGTCGAGATCACGACGTACCGTGCCGACAGTTACGACGGCGAGACGCGCAAGCCGGTCGTCGCGTTCGGCGACAACCTCGAGGGCGACCTCGTGCGACGTGACTTCACGGTCAATGCGATGGCGCTCAAGGTACCGGAGGTCAAGCTCGTCGACCCGACGGGCGGAGTCGAGGATCTTCTTGCCGGCGCGCTGCGCACGCCCGACGACCCCCGCGTGAGCTTCGGCGACGATCCGCTGCGCATGCTGCGGGCCTGCCGCTTCTCGGCCCAGCTCGGGTTCGAGATCGAACAGGGCACGCGCGACGCGATCGCGGAGCTCACCGACACCCTCGAGATCGTCAGCGCCGAACGGATCCAGTCGGAGTTCGTGCGCACGATGCAGACGGACGACCCCGTGCGCGGCGTCCGGGCGATGGTCGACACCGGCCTCGCTGATGAGTTCCTGCCGGAGCTCTCGGCGATGCGGCTCGAGGTCGACGAGCATCACCATCACAAGGACGTCTATGAGCATTCGCTGACGGTGCTGCAGCAGACGATCGACCTGGAGCGCGAGCGTCGCCCCGACGCGGATGCCGATGTGACACTGCGCATCGCGGCGCTGCTGCACGACATCGGCAAGCCGCGCACCCGCCGGCTCGAGCCGGGTGGCATCGTGAGCTTCCACCACCACGACATCGTCGGATCCCGGATGGCGTCCAAGCGGTTGAAGAAGCTGAAGTTCGACACCGCGACCACGCAGTCAGTCGCGAAGCTGATCGGCCTGCACCTGCGGTTCTTCGGATACTCCGAGGGCGCCTGGACCGACTCCGCCGTTCGGCGCTATGTGCGCGATGCGGGCGACGAGCTCGAGCGCCTCCACATCCTCACGCGCGCGGACGTGACGACGCGCAATCAGCGTAAGGCGCGGCGGCTGAAGGCCGCGTACGACGACATCGAGGATCGCATCGCGCAGCTGCGCGAGCAGGAGGAGGTCGACGCGATCCGCCCCGATCTCGACGGCAACGAGATCCAGCGGATCCTCGGCATCTCCCCCGGTCCCGCGGTCGGCAAGGCCTACCGTTTCCTCCTCGAGCTGCGGCTGGACGAGGGGCCGATGAGCCCCGAGGACGCCGAGGAACGTCTGCGCGCGTGGTGGGCGGAGCAGCCGTGA
- a CDS encoding substrate-binding domain-containing protein, with protein sequence MTLSSKARGVAGASTAAVAAMALVACGAGDPNAGDDDTITIGVSVYDMSSFITEGKEGIDRYAADNDIEILWNSAGMDVSAQADQVDQYINAAVDAIIVVPVQAETLEPQVSAAAAADIPLLDVNATLNNDEVAGSVQPDDVAAGAQEAEMMMEELGGEGNVVILQGPLGGSGEINRGAGIDQVLEEHPDVEVLAKDTANWSRDEAVNKMKNWISAFGDDIDGVISQNDDMGLGALQALREANMGDVPIVGIDGIEDGLRAVESGDFIGTSLQNGTVQLATGVAVAAKIVRGEDVDLNPVYLMPEITQENVPEAMEHVVTDRETFLDGLSDLINSNLESGDIAFEGLTGQGE encoded by the coding sequence ATGACACTCAGTTCGAAAGCCCGCGGCGTCGCGGGCGCGAGCACCGCCGCCGTCGCCGCCATGGCCCTCGTCGCCTGCGGCGCCGGGGATCCGAACGCGGGCGACGACGACACCATCACCATCGGCGTGAGCGTGTACGACATGTCGTCCTTCATCACGGAGGGCAAGGAGGGGATCGACCGCTACGCCGCGGACAACGACATCGAGATCCTGTGGAACTCCGCCGGCATGGACGTCAGCGCCCAGGCCGACCAGGTCGACCAGTACATCAACGCCGCTGTCGACGCGATCATCGTCGTGCCGGTGCAGGCGGAGACGCTGGAGCCGCAGGTGAGCGCGGCCGCCGCGGCCGACATCCCGCTGCTCGATGTCAACGCGACGCTCAACAACGACGAGGTCGCGGGCTCGGTGCAGCCCGACGATGTCGCCGCGGGCGCGCAAGAGGCCGAGATGATGATGGAGGAGCTCGGGGGAGAGGGCAACGTGGTCATCCTCCAGGGCCCACTGGGCGGCTCCGGAGAGATCAACCGCGGTGCCGGGATCGACCAGGTGCTCGAGGAGCACCCCGACGTCGAGGTGCTCGCGAAGGACACCGCGAACTGGAGCCGCGATGAGGCCGTCAACAAGATGAAGAACTGGATCTCGGCCTTCGGCGACGACATCGACGGCGTGATCTCGCAGAACGACGACATGGGCCTCGGCGCGCTGCAGGCACTGCGCGAGGCGAACATGGGCGATGTGCCGATCGTCGGCATCGACGGCATCGAGGACGGACTGCGCGCCGTCGAGAGCGGCGACTTCATCGGCACCTCATTGCAGAACGGCACCGTGCAGCTGGCGACCGGTGTCGCCGTCGCCGCCAAGATCGTGCGTGGCGAGGACGTCGATCTCAACCCCGTCTATCTGATGCCCGAGATCACGCAGGAGAACGTCCCCGAGGCGATGGAGCACGTGGTCACCGACCGCGAGACGTTCCTCGACGGGCTGTCTGACCTCATCAACAGCAACCTCGAGTCCGGTGACATCGCGTTCGAGGGCCTGACGGGCCAGGGCGAATAG
- a CDS encoding ATP-dependent Clp protease ATP-binding subunit: MAENEEQTSALEQFGINLTERARNGKLDPVIGRDAEIRRVSQVLTRRTKNNPVLIGEPGVGKTAVAEGLAQRIVAGDVAESLKGRELITLDISALVAGAMYRGQFEERLKKVLQEITESEGRVITFIDELHVLMGAGGGEGSVAAANMLKPMLARGELRMIGATTLNEYREFIEKDAALERRFQQVYVGEPTVEDTIAILRGLKQRYEAHHKVAISDGAIVAAASLSHRYIPSRQLPDKAIDLIDEAASRLRMEIDSAPLEIDQLRRHVDRLKLEELALKKEKDEASKERLAALRENIQAQQAELDELQARWEKERSSLNRVGDLKTRLDDARVDAERAQREGNLERASRLLYGEIPDLERQLVEAEKAEQSDDRMVGDQVTDEDIAGVIAAWTGIPVGRLMQGESEKLLHLEAELGRRLVGQRDAVVAVSDAVRRSRAGLSDPNRPTGSFLFLGPTGVGKTELAKALAEFLFDDEHAMVRIDMSEYGEKHSVSRLVGAPPGYVGYDQGGQLTEAVRRRPYSVVLMDEVEKAHPEVFDVLLQVMDDGRLTDGQGRTVDFKNVLLILTSNIGSPVLVDPTIAPDVKKARVTDLVNASFKPEFINRLDDIVIFDALGQDDLAQIVELQVDLLQQRLADRRLTLAVTPDARAWLADRGYDPSFGARPLRRLIQKEIQDLLARGILAGTIHDGDTVKVDVAADGSALALTGA, encoded by the coding sequence GTGGCGGAGAACGAGGAGCAGACCAGCGCCCTCGAGCAGTTCGGCATCAACCTCACCGAGCGCGCTCGAAACGGCAAGCTCGACCCGGTGATCGGGCGAGACGCCGAGATCCGACGCGTGAGTCAGGTACTCACCCGTCGCACGAAGAACAACCCCGTGCTCATTGGCGAGCCCGGCGTCGGCAAGACCGCCGTGGCGGAGGGCCTGGCGCAGCGCATCGTCGCCGGCGACGTGGCGGAGTCGCTCAAGGGTCGTGAACTCATCACGCTCGACATCTCCGCACTCGTGGCCGGTGCGATGTACCGCGGCCAGTTCGAAGAGCGGCTGAAGAAGGTGCTGCAGGAGATCACCGAGTCTGAGGGGCGCGTGATCACCTTCATCGACGAGCTGCACGTCCTCATGGGTGCGGGCGGCGGCGAGGGATCCGTCGCGGCCGCGAACATGCTCAAGCCGATGCTCGCGCGCGGGGAGCTGCGCATGATCGGCGCCACGACCCTAAACGAGTATCGCGAGTTCATCGAGAAGGACGCGGCGCTTGAACGTCGTTTCCAGCAGGTGTACGTGGGCGAGCCGACGGTCGAGGACACGATCGCGATCTTGCGCGGCTTGAAGCAGCGGTACGAGGCGCACCACAAGGTGGCGATCAGCGATGGCGCGATTGTCGCGGCGGCGTCGCTCTCGCATCGGTACATCCCGAGCCGGCAGTTGCCCGACAAGGCGATCGATCTCATTGACGAGGCCGCGAGCCGACTGCGTATGGAGATCGACTCCGCGCCTCTCGAGATCGATCAGCTGCGCCGCCATGTCGACCGTCTGAAGCTCGAGGAGCTCGCGCTCAAGAAGGAGAAGGATGAGGCGTCGAAGGAGCGCCTCGCCGCGCTGCGCGAGAACATCCAGGCGCAGCAGGCCGAGCTCGACGAATTGCAGGCGCGGTGGGAGAAGGAGCGTTCTTCCCTCAACCGCGTCGGCGACCTGAAGACGCGCCTCGACGATGCGCGCGTCGACGCGGAGCGTGCACAGCGTGAGGGCAACCTCGAGCGCGCCTCTCGCCTGCTCTACGGCGAGATCCCGGACCTCGAGCGTCAGCTCGTCGAGGCCGAGAAGGCCGAGCAGTCGGACGACCGGATGGTCGGCGACCAGGTCACCGACGAAGACATCGCGGGCGTCATCGCCGCGTGGACGGGGATCCCGGTTGGCCGTCTGATGCAGGGTGAGAGCGAGAAGCTGCTGCACCTGGAGGCCGAGCTGGGGCGTCGCCTCGTCGGCCAGCGCGACGCGGTCGTCGCCGTGTCGGACGCCGTGCGCCGCTCGCGTGCCGGGCTGAGCGACCCGAACCGGCCCACCGGATCCTTCCTGTTCCTCGGGCCGACAGGCGTCGGCAAGACCGAGCTCGCGAAGGCCCTCGCGGAGTTCCTGTTCGACGATGAGCACGCGATGGTGCGCATCGACATGTCGGAGTACGGCGAGAAGCACTCGGTCTCGCGCCTCGTCGGCGCCCCTCCGGGCTACGTCGGCTACGACCAGGGCGGCCAGCTCACCGAGGCGGTGCGCCGCCGGCCCTACAGCGTCGTGCTGATGGACGAGGTCGAGAAGGCGCACCCCGAGGTCTTCGACGTCCTTCTGCAGGTGATGGACGACGGCCGGCTCACGGACGGCCAGGGCCGGACGGTCGACTTCAAGAACGTGCTCCTCATCCTGACGAGCAACATCGGATCCCCGGTGCTCGTCGACCCCACGATCGCGCCCGACGTGAAGAAGGCGCGAGTAACAGATCTCGTGAACGCCTCGTTCAAGCCGGAGTTCATCAACCGCCTCGACGACATCGTGATCTTCGACGCGCTCGGCCAGGACGACCTCGCACAGATCGTGGAGCTGCAGGTCGACCTGCTGCAGCAGCGCCTCGCGGATCGCCGCCTGACGCTGGCCGTCACTCCGGACGCGCGAGCGTGGCTCGCGGATCGCGGGTACGACCCCTCGTTCGGCGCGCGGCCGCTGCGCCGCCTCATCCAGAAGGAGATCCAGGATCTGCTGGCCCGCGGGATCCTCGCCGGCACGATTCACGACGGAGACACCGTGAAGGTGGATGTCGCCGCCGACGGCTCGGCGCTCGCCCTCACGGGCGCCTGA
- a CDS encoding SDR family oxidoreductase yields MDQTLGPVVVTGGGRGLGHSIASAFAAQGASVALLDVQEGASEVARALGDEHGVDAIGVDADVTDPADLESAFALVRERLGVPRILVTAAGITQLKDALEVSPDEWRRVMAVNVDGTFFAAQAFARGLLSTGASGSAVFISSMSGSIVNVPQRQSAYNTSKAAVSHLAKSLAVEWADSGIRVNAIAPGYFLSDMTRQFTDENPELARDWTSRIPLGRMGDPADLHGLALFLGSEASAYVTGQVLGIDGGYTAI; encoded by the coding sequence ATGGATCAGACACTCGGCCCGGTCGTCGTGACGGGTGGCGGGCGCGGGCTCGGGCACTCGATCGCGTCGGCCTTCGCGGCGCAGGGTGCGTCGGTCGCGCTGCTCGACGTCCAGGAGGGCGCCAGCGAGGTGGCGCGCGCGCTCGGAGACGAGCATGGCGTCGACGCGATCGGCGTCGACGCGGACGTCACCGACCCCGCCGACCTCGAGAGTGCGTTCGCGCTCGTGCGTGAGCGCCTGGGCGTGCCGCGGATTCTCGTGACCGCCGCGGGCATCACGCAGTTGAAAGACGCGCTCGAGGTCTCGCCCGACGAGTGGCGCCGCGTGATGGCGGTGAACGTCGACGGCACGTTCTTCGCCGCGCAGGCCTTCGCCCGCGGCCTCCTCTCCACGGGAGCGAGCGGGAGCGCCGTGTTCATCTCCTCGATGTCGGGGTCGATCGTCAACGTCCCGCAGCGACAGTCGGCCTACAACACCTCGAAGGCGGCCGTGTCGCATCTCGCGAAGTCGCTGGCGGTCGAGTGGGCAGACTCCGGGATCCGGGTGAACGCGATCGCTCCCGGGTACTTCCTCTCCGACATGACGCGCCAGTTCACCGATGAGAATCCCGAGCTCGCGCGGGACTGGACCTCTCGTATCCCCCTCGGCCGAATGGGTGACCCCGCCGACCTGCACGGTCTCGCGCTGTTCCTCGGATCCGAGGCCTCCGCGTACGTCACCGGGCAGGTGCTCGGCATCGACGGCGGCTACACCGCGATCTGA
- a CDS encoding glycosyltransferase, translating to MTVLLGCDTFAPDINGAARFAERLAAGLVRRGHAVHVAAPNDRWRRVQPRAERIEGEDLAMHRLPSVRLWGHDWLRFVWPWRSRHYARQVLDRVKPDVVHIQSHIVIGRGLAREARRRGIPVIATNHTMAENILDFTRLPAWGNRLFVKAAWADATRTFDMTAAVTTPTRKAADFLERTIDVSGVIPISCGIDMAQYTAELAPRTEKRIVFVGRLTSEKRVDEVLRAAARIDGATVELIGDGDQRVALEKLAEELGIRDRVVFHGHVTDEELRTALTRASVFAIASIAELQSIATMEAMASGLPVVAADAVALPHLVEDGVNGHLFEPGNVDALTARLRDVLDASPESYEQMQRASLRLVAVHDITRTLDTFEALYRGDTLPA from the coding sequence ATGACGGTTCTGCTCGGGTGTGACACGTTCGCCCCGGACATCAACGGTGCCGCGCGGTTCGCCGAACGCCTCGCTGCCGGTCTTGTGCGCCGCGGACACGCTGTGCACGTCGCGGCACCGAACGACCGGTGGCGACGTGTGCAGCCGCGCGCCGAGCGCATCGAGGGCGAGGACCTCGCCATGCACCGGCTGCCGTCGGTGCGACTGTGGGGTCACGACTGGCTGCGCTTCGTGTGGCCGTGGCGTTCGCGCCACTACGCGCGCCAGGTGCTCGACCGCGTGAAGCCGGATGTCGTGCATATCCAGTCACACATCGTCATCGGCCGCGGCCTCGCGCGCGAGGCGCGCCGCCGGGGGATCCCCGTGATCGCGACGAACCACACGATGGCCGAGAACATCCTCGACTTCACCCGTCTGCCCGCGTGGGGCAACCGCCTCTTCGTGAAGGCGGCATGGGCCGACGCCACGCGGACGTTCGACATGACCGCGGCCGTGACGACGCCGACGCGCAAGGCGGCCGACTTCCTCGAGCGCACGATCGACGTCTCGGGCGTGATTCCGATCAGCTGCGGCATCGATATGGCGCAGTACACGGCTGAGTTGGCGCCGCGAACCGAGAAGCGCATCGTCTTCGTGGGGCGCCTGACGAGCGAAAAGCGCGTGGATGAGGTGCTCCGCGCTGCCGCGCGCATCGATGGCGCGACCGTGGAGCTCATCGGAGACGGCGATCAGCGAGTGGCGCTGGAGAAGCTCGCCGAGGAGCTCGGGATCCGCGACCGCGTCGTGTTCCACGGGCACGTGACCGACGAGGAGCTGCGGACCGCCCTGACGCGCGCGTCGGTCTTCGCGATCGCGTCGATCGCGGAGTTGCAGTCCATCGCCACGATGGAGGCGATGGCCTCCGGTCTCCCCGTCGTGGCAGCAGACGCCGTGGCGCTTCCCCACCTCGTCGAGGACGGCGTGAACGGCCATCTGTTCGAGCCGGGTAACGTCGACGCGCTCACCGCGCGCCTGCGCGACGTGCTCGATGCCTCTCCCGAGAGTTACGAGCAGATGCAGCGGGCGTCGCTCCGGCTCGTGGCGGTCCACGACATCACCCGCACGCTCGACACGTTCGAGGCGCTGTACCGGGGCGATACGCTTCCTGCATGA
- a CDS encoding NAD(P)-dependent alcohol dehydrogenase: MTTPSPATTMRASVLLRENELTVEERAVPQPGPGEVLVRVAAVGICGSDVHYYRHGRIGDFVLDEPLVLGHELSGRIAAVGENVDAARVGERVAVEPQKPCRRCRECLAGRYNLCPRMEFYATPPIDGAFAEYVVIDSEFAHAVPDSMSDEAAALLEPLSVAITTMRKAHVVPGSRVLIAGAGPIGVICAQTARAFGAAEVIVTDLVAERRERALEFGATQSLDPREVDVATAGFDVDAFIDASGAPRAVFDGIKAVRPAGHAVLVGLGNAEMPLPVEHIQNLEISVTGVFRYTDTWPAGIHLVTTGQVDLDALVTGKFDLDHVAEALDSDQDPTGLKSIVYPTSTKDTP, from the coding sequence ATGACCACCCCGTCGCCTGCCACGACCATGCGCGCCAGCGTGCTGCTCCGCGAGAACGAACTCACCGTCGAAGAGCGTGCGGTCCCCCAGCCAGGACCAGGCGAGGTGCTCGTGCGCGTCGCCGCCGTCGGCATCTGCGGTTCGGACGTGCACTATTACCGGCACGGCCGCATCGGAGACTTCGTCCTCGACGAGCCGCTCGTCCTCGGCCACGAGCTGTCGGGGCGCATCGCCGCCGTGGGGGAGAACGTCGACGCCGCCCGAGTCGGCGAGCGCGTCGCGGTTGAGCCACAGAAGCCGTGCCGCCGCTGCCGCGAGTGCCTCGCCGGTCGATACAACCTGTGTCCGCGCATGGAGTTCTACGCGACCCCACCGATCGACGGCGCGTTCGCGGAGTACGTCGTGATCGATTCTGAGTTCGCCCACGCTGTCCCCGACTCGATGTCGGACGAGGCCGCGGCACTTCTCGAGCCGCTGTCGGTCGCGATCACGACGATGCGCAAGGCGCACGTCGTGCCGGGGTCGCGCGTCCTCATCGCCGGGGCGGGCCCGATCGGCGTGATCTGCGCGCAGACGGCGCGCGCCTTCGGCGCTGCCGAGGTGATCGTGACAGACCTCGTCGCCGAACGTCGTGAGCGCGCACTGGAGTTCGGCGCCACGCAGTCGCTCGATCCGCGTGAGGTCGACGTCGCTACGGCGGGCTTCGACGTCGACGCGTTCATCGACGCCAGCGGCGCGCCGCGGGCCGTGTTCGACGGCATCAAGGCGGTGCGACCCGCCGGGCACGCCGTGCTGGTCGGGCTCGGGAACGCTGAGATGCCGCTTCCTGTCGAGCACATCCAGAACCTCGAGATCTCGGTGACCGGTGTCTTCCGATACACCGACACGTGGCCCGCGGGCATCCACCTCGTCACCACGGGACAGGTGGATCTCGACGCGCTCGTGACCGGAAAGTTCGATCTCGATCACGTGGCCGAGGCACTCGATAGCGACCAAGATCCCACCGGCCTGAAATCCATCGTCTACCCCACCTCCACGAAGGACACGCCATGA
- a CDS encoding SDR family NAD(P)-dependent oxidoreductase, with product MTSVFSLEGRSAVVTGGNQGLGKAFAFGLAEAGARVAIVGRSAERNASVAAEAAEAGHTFVTITADITDDAQVERMTSEAVEGLGGRVDALVNNAGTCYHNEAFAVTDQEWDDVWNLNVRALWKATVAFGAHMRENGSGAIVNIGSMSGLIVNRPQMQPAYNASKAAVHQLTKSLAVEWAPYGIRVNAVAPGYVKTEMAPVDRPEFRKYWIDDAPQQRFAMPEEIAPSVVFLASDAASFVTGSVLVVDGGYTAV from the coding sequence ATGACCTCGGTCTTCAGCCTGGAGGGCCGGTCCGCTGTCGTCACCGGCGGCAATCAGGGACTCGGCAAGGCGTTCGCGTTCGGCCTCGCCGAGGCGGGAGCGCGCGTCGCGATCGTCGGCCGGAGTGCCGAACGCAATGCGTCCGTGGCAGCAGAGGCCGCGGAGGCTGGCCACACGTTCGTCACGATCACGGCCGACATCACCGACGACGCTCAGGTCGAGCGCATGACGAGCGAGGCGGTGGAGGGGCTCGGCGGGCGCGTCGACGCCCTCGTCAACAACGCCGGCACCTGCTACCACAACGAGGCGTTCGCGGTCACGGACCAGGAGTGGGACGACGTGTGGAATCTCAACGTCCGCGCGCTGTGGAAGGCGACGGTGGCGTTCGGCGCGCACATGCGCGAAAACGGCAGCGGCGCGATCGTGAACATCGGCAGCATGTCCGGGCTCATCGTGAACCGCCCGCAGATGCAACCGGCGTACAACGCCTCCAAAGCCGCCGTCCACCAGCTGACGAAATCGCTCGCGGTCGAGTGGGCCCCGTACGGTATCCGCGTCAACGCCGTGGCACCCGGCTACGTCAAGACCGAGATGGCCCCGGTCGATCGCCCTGAGTTCCGCAAATACTGGATCGACGATGCCCCGCAGCAGCGGTTCGCGATGCCCGAGGAGATCGCGCCGAGCGTCGTCTTCCTGGCCAGCGACGCGGCGTCCTTCGTGACCGGATCGGTGCTCGTCGTCGACGGCGGCTACACCGCGGTGTGA
- a CDS encoding ABC transporter permease — protein MSTETVVDTSRRRFSTAWFQSLAIRYAMVIVLLLVIAFFAYRSARFGTVDNVVTILVAAAPFALIALGQTLVILTGGIDLSVGSVIALSSMVGALVAKTNPEQIWLALIAAVVVGAAAGSVNGFVVSVMKVPPFIATLGMLTLASGLAYVVGSGAPINGLPSGFGNLANTEFFGLTIPVILMIVGILGLGIIMRRTAFGMRIYAVGGNELAARIAGVKTGRVLFSVYAISGALAGLSGVMLASRVITGSPSLGVGYELDAIAAVVIGGASLLGGRGTVWGTALGLLLIQTLNNGLDILTVPAYWQDVIKGVLIVAAVSVDVWATKRRT, from the coding sequence ATGAGCACCGAAACAGTTGTGGACACGAGCCGCCGTCGATTCAGCACTGCGTGGTTTCAGAGTCTTGCGATCCGCTATGCGATGGTCATCGTACTTCTCCTCGTGATCGCGTTCTTCGCCTACCGCAGCGCCCGCTTCGGAACGGTCGACAACGTCGTCACGATTCTCGTCGCCGCTGCGCCGTTCGCCCTGATCGCCCTGGGCCAGACACTCGTCATCCTCACCGGCGGTATCGATCTGTCGGTGGGCAGCGTGATCGCACTCAGCTCCATGGTGGGTGCGCTCGTGGCGAAGACCAATCCCGAGCAGATCTGGCTCGCGCTGATCGCCGCGGTGGTGGTGGGAGCCGCCGCCGGAAGCGTCAACGGCTTCGTCGTCTCGGTGATGAAAGTGCCCCCATTCATCGCGACGCTGGGAATGCTGACGCTCGCCTCCGGTCTGGCGTATGTCGTCGGCAGCGGCGCACCGATCAACGGGCTCCCGTCGGGGTTCGGCAATCTCGCCAACACCGAATTCTTCGGCCTCACCATCCCGGTCATTCTCATGATCGTCGGGATCCTCGGACTCGGCATCATCATGCGTCGCACCGCGTTCGGGATGCGCATCTACGCGGTCGGCGGCAACGAGCTGGCCGCCCGCATCGCCGGCGTGAAGACCGGCCGCGTCCTCTTCAGCGTCTACGCCATCAGCGGCGCGCTCGCCGGACTGTCGGGCGTGATGCTCGCCTCGCGCGTCATCACGGGCTCGCCCTCATTGGGCGTCGGGTACGAGCTCGACGCCATCGCGGCCGTCGTCATCGGCGGCGCGAGTCTGCTCGGCGGGCGCGGCACAGTCTGGGGCACGGCGCTCGGCCTGCTCCTGATTCAGACCCTCAACAACGGTCTCGACATCCTGACGGTCCCCGCCTACTGGCAGGACGTGATCAAGGGTGTGCTCATCGTCGCGGCAGTCTCCGTCGACGTGTGGGCGACGAAGAGGCGCACATGA
- a CDS encoding glycosyltransferase → MTRGLHVVMFGDQHVETSGGAQVAMRLQRKFLERAGHTVTIVGPRRHGRNLSNMHDEAYVDLPSVPVPSDPEYSALWPGARADRRVDAALARRLRRDGIRLPDVVHVQADYWGAVLGHRFAVRSRLPVVHTMHNRVDVGIEATAPLPGLVLAALNVWRRRALPGSGRGSDGWAYLRGIAAGAAAVTAPSAHFARRLERHGVFDDVDVIWNGIDDDVLADLAAPAPSGGLIWVGRMSAEKRLLPFLQAYAASRIRLPVEIVGAGFQREDAERFVAARALGDRVRFLGRLPYRETLERIAAATALVQTSIGFETQGMTPFEAAQLGTPSVVSDPDVAREMRGGVWRVHPAPTHTGRIQALAATLRAVERDAQSGSLPEPSQRVRREFVQSSRTEAMIAVYERVLRG, encoded by the coding sequence ATGACTCGAGGGCTGCACGTCGTGATGTTCGGCGACCAGCACGTCGAGACGTCCGGCGGCGCGCAGGTCGCGATGCGTCTGCAGCGCAAGTTCCTCGAGCGCGCCGGGCACACCGTCACGATCGTGGGTCCGCGCCGCCACGGCCGGAATCTGTCGAACATGCATGATGAGGCATACGTTGATTTGCCGTCCGTTCCGGTGCCGTCCGATCCCGAGTATTCCGCGCTCTGGCCCGGCGCTCGGGCTGATCGGCGCGTCGATGCCGCGCTCGCGCGCCGCTTGCGGCGGGACGGTATCCGACTGCCCGACGTGGTGCACGTCCAGGCCGACTACTGGGGCGCGGTCCTGGGTCACCGCTTCGCGGTGCGGTCTCGTCTCCCCGTGGTCCACACGATGCACAACCGCGTCGATGTGGGGATCGAAGCGACAGCGCCGCTGCCGGGTCTCGTGCTCGCCGCCCTCAACGTGTGGCGACGCCGCGCGCTGCCGGGCTCGGGCCGCGGATCGGACGGCTGGGCGTACCTGCGCGGCATCGCGGCCGGTGCGGCGGCCGTCACCGCGCCCTCGGCGCACTTCGCGCGCCGCCTCGAGCGTCACGGCGTCTTCGATGACGTCGACGTGATCTGGAATGGCATCGACGACGACGTGCTGGCCGATCTCGCCGCGCCCGCCCCGTCGGGCGGGCTGATCTGGGTCGGGCGGATGAGCGCCGAGAAGCGTCTGCTCCCGTTCCTGCAAGCATATGCCGCGAGCCGCATAAGACTCCCCGTGGAGATCGTGGGCGCGGGCTTTCAGCGGGAGGACGCCGAACGTTTCGTCGCGGCCCGCGCCCTGGGCGACCGCGTGCGGTTTCTCGGCCGACTGCCGTATCGCGAGACGCTCGAGCGGATCGCGGCGGCGACGGCGCTCGTGCAGACGTCGATCGGATTCGAGACGCAGGGGATGACGCCCTTCGAGGCGGCGCAGCTCGGCACCCCGTCGGTCGTCTCGGATCCCGACGTCGCGCGCGAGATGCGCGGCGGCGTGTGGCGCGTGCACCCCGCTCCCACGCACACGGGGCGGATCCAGGCCCTCGCGGCGACGCTGCGCGCCGTCGAGCGCGACGCGCAGTCTGGATCCCTGCCGGAACCGTCGCAGCGCGTGCGGCGCGAGTTCGTCCAGTCCTCGCGCACCGAGGCGATGATCGCCGTCTACGAGCGGGTGCTGCGCGGCTGA